AGGGCGTGATGCGCGCCGTGTGGCGGACTTGCGCCAGACGCAGAATGCACTTGAGCTTTTCTACACCCAAAACATCGCGTACCCGGATGTGAACAGCTGGAGTGCCTTGGAGACTGTGTTGGTAGGCGCGAGCATCGGCGTTTCAAAGATTTCCAATGATCCGCTGGGAGGTTCGCGGTCATACGATTACGCGGCGGGACCGGCGGCGGGTAATGGACCGCAGAGCTATGCGTTACGCGCGCAGCTCGAAGATCCGGCAAACCCCGTCTTGAACGATGACGTGGACGGCACGGTCTTTGGGCAAGATTGCAGTGACCCCTTCTACTGCGTGCAGTTTTAGAAAAGGAAGAAGCGCAGA
This sequence is a window from bacterium. Protein-coding genes within it:
- a CDS encoding prepilin-type N-terminal cleavage/methylation domain-containing protein; this encodes MQNKKSGFTLIEVLIVVAIIGLLASIVLVGLGSFRARGRDARRVADLRQTQNALELFYTQNIAYPDVNSWSALETVLVGASIGVSKISNDPLGGSRSYDYAAGPAAGNGPQSYALRAQLEDPANPVLNDDVDGTVFGQDCSDPFYCVQF